The following coding sequences are from one Streptomyces sp. V3I7 window:
- a CDS encoding putative protein N(5)-glutamine methyltransferase, translating into MPPLSPLAVVAALRSAGCVFAEDEAELILATARTPDELAAMVDRRATGVPLELVLGWAEFHGLRVLVEPGVFVPRRRTEFLVDQALAHVPDARVVVDLCCGSGAVGAALATALGPVELHAADVDPAAVRCARRNIAAFGGHAHAGDLFDALPDQLRGRVDILAANVPYVPTGEVGLLPTEARDHEPLTALDGGADGLDILRRVADAAPDWLAPGGCLLVETSERQLTAAVEAFTRTGLSTHVAVSHDLYANVVVGVRVSGE; encoded by the coding sequence ATGCCCCCACTTTCCCCGCTCGCCGTCGTCGCCGCGCTCCGCTCCGCGGGCTGCGTCTTCGCCGAGGACGAGGCTGAGTTGATCCTCGCCACCGCCCGCACACCGGACGAGCTCGCCGCGATGGTGGACCGGCGCGCCACCGGTGTCCCCCTCGAACTCGTCCTCGGCTGGGCCGAGTTCCACGGACTGCGCGTCCTCGTGGAACCGGGCGTCTTCGTCCCGCGCCGCCGCACCGAGTTCCTCGTCGACCAGGCCCTCGCCCACGTTCCGGACGCCCGCGTCGTCGTCGACCTGTGCTGCGGCTCGGGCGCGGTCGGCGCGGCCCTGGCCACCGCGCTCGGCCCCGTCGAACTCCACGCCGCCGACGTCGACCCGGCCGCCGTCCGCTGCGCCCGCCGCAACATCGCCGCCTTCGGCGGACACGCGCACGCGGGCGACCTGTTCGACGCCCTGCCGGACCAGCTACGCGGCCGAGTCGACATCCTCGCGGCCAACGTGCCGTACGTCCCCACTGGCGAAGTGGGCCTCCTGCCCACCGAGGCACGCGACCACGAGCCGCTGACCGCCCTCGACGGCGGCGCGGACGGACTCGACATCCTGCGCCGCGTCGCCGACGCCGCGCCCGACTGGCTGGCGCCGGGCGGCTGCCTGCTGGTCGAGACGAGCGAACGTCAGTTGACGGCGGCCGTCGAGGCGTTCACGCGCACAGGGCTCAGCACCCATGTGGCCGTCTCACATGATTTGTACGCGAACGTGGTGGTCGGCGTCAGGGTGTCGGGGGAGTAA
- a CDS encoding tautomerase family protein: MPFVRIDALGADGHRLDALGRAVQDALMEVLGIPPEDRFQVLTGHDGTTSTLRHGDCPGVHHDDGIVFVAITMRAGRGPDQKRALSRRIAELADPYADTEPRNVFVSVTENASIDWSFGDGEAQYAPAGGDAAGAVP, from the coding sequence ATGCCCTTCGTCCGCATCGACGCGCTGGGGGCCGACGGCCACCGGCTCGACGCGCTCGGCCGTGCAGTTCAGGACGCGCTGATGGAGGTCCTCGGCATCCCGCCAGAGGACCGCTTCCAGGTGCTGACCGGCCACGACGGCACGACCAGCACCCTCCGCCACGGCGACTGCCCCGGCGTACACCACGACGACGGCATCGTGTTCGTGGCGATCACCATGCGCGCCGGACGCGGCCCCGATCAGAAGCGGGCGCTGTCCCGGCGGATCGCCGAGCTCGCCGACCCGTACGCCGATACCGAGCCGCGCAACGTGTTCGTGAGCGTCACCGAGAACGCGTCGATCGACTGGTCGTTCGGCGACGGCGAAGCGCAGTACGCCCCGGCCGGTGGCGACGCGGCCGGGGCGGTGCCGTAG
- a CDS encoding acetylxylan esterase yields MALFDLPLDDLRAYRSTAVAPDDFDAFWSKTLQEAREYDLDARFEPVDAGLSTVRVYDVTYAGFGGHAVKGWLLLPAAAEEPLPLVVEFVGYGGGRGLPHEHLLWASTGRAHFVMDTRGQGSASGGGGGTADPVGGMPAYPGFMTRGVDAPENYYYRRVFTDAVRAVEAARAHPLTDARRTAVTGASQGGGITLAVGGLVPDLAAVAPDVPFLCDFPRATTLTDRLPYREIGLYLQTHRGRTEDVQRTLSYFDGVHFAARGRAPALFSTGLEDQTCPPSTVFAAFNAWGHEDKSIEVYDFNDHEGGGPFQQAAQMRWLRSHI; encoded by the coding sequence ATGGCCCTGTTCGACCTCCCCCTCGACGATCTCCGCGCGTACCGCAGCACGGCCGTGGCGCCCGACGACTTCGACGCCTTCTGGTCCAAGACGCTTCAGGAGGCCCGTGAGTACGACCTGGACGCCCGCTTCGAACCGGTCGACGCGGGCCTGTCCACGGTGCGGGTGTACGACGTGACGTACGCCGGATTCGGAGGTCACGCGGTCAAGGGCTGGCTGCTGCTGCCCGCCGCCGCCGAGGAACCGCTGCCGCTGGTGGTGGAGTTCGTCGGGTACGGCGGCGGACGCGGTCTGCCGCACGAGCATCTGCTGTGGGCGTCGACGGGACGGGCGCACTTCGTGATGGACACCCGTGGCCAGGGCAGCGCCTCGGGCGGCGGGGGCGGCACCGCCGACCCGGTGGGCGGCATGCCCGCGTACCCCGGTTTCATGACGCGGGGCGTGGACGCGCCGGAGAACTACTACTACCGCCGAGTGTTCACCGACGCGGTGCGTGCGGTCGAGGCGGCTCGCGCGCACCCGCTGACCGACGCGCGGCGGACCGCGGTGACCGGCGCCAGCCAGGGCGGCGGCATCACGCTCGCCGTCGGCGGGCTGGTCCCCGACCTGGCTGCGGTGGCCCCGGACGTGCCGTTCCTGTGCGACTTCCCGCGCGCGACGACGCTGACGGACCGTCTCCCGTACCGCGAGATCGGCCTGTACCTCCAGACCCACCGCGGCCGCACCGAGGATGTCCAGCGCACGCTGTCGTACTTCGACGGCGTCCACTTCGCGGCCCGCGGCCGGGCCCCGGCGCTGTTCTCGACGGGCCTGGAGGACCAGACCTGTCCCCCGTCCACCGTCTTCGCGGCGTTCAACGCGTGGGGACACGAGGACAAGAGCATCGAGGTGTACGACTTCAACGACCACGAGGGCGGCGGCCCCTTCCAGCAGGCGGCGCAGATGCGCTGGCTGCGGTCGCACATCTGA
- a CDS encoding ferredoxin reductase produces the protein MTNSFAPATRFAVPGRIAVSNQTAALWQTATLTEIRRETPDVTSFRLAVPAWAGHLPGQHLMLRLTAADGYVAQRHYSIASAPDDSGHIELTLDHVEGGEVSGWFHTVAQVGDTVEVRGPLSGFFAWPGDRPALLIGAGSGVVPLMSMVRHHRAQCLTVPLRMLVSARSPEELIYARELGAETTPVFTRSAPEGVPVGRMAAAHVAPLLAEQPAGGWEAYVCGSNGFAEHASRLLVDAGQPVDRIRIERFG, from the coding sequence ATGACGAACTCCTTCGCCCCCGCCACGCGCTTCGCGGTGCCCGGGCGCATCGCGGTCAGCAACCAGACCGCCGCCCTGTGGCAGACGGCCACCCTCACCGAGATCCGGCGCGAGACGCCGGACGTGACCTCCTTCCGGCTCGCGGTGCCGGCCTGGGCGGGGCATCTGCCCGGGCAGCACCTGATGCTGCGGCTGACCGCCGCCGACGGCTATGTGGCGCAGCGCCACTACTCGATCGCGTCCGCGCCCGACGACTCCGGGCACATCGAGCTCACGCTGGATCATGTCGAGGGCGGCGAGGTCTCGGGCTGGTTCCACACGGTGGCCCAGGTCGGTGACACGGTCGAGGTGCGGGGCCCGCTGAGCGGGTTCTTCGCCTGGCCCGGCGACCGGCCCGCGCTGCTGATCGGCGCCGGGTCCGGGGTCGTGCCGCTGATGTCGATGGTCCGGCACCACCGGGCGCAGTGCCTCACCGTGCCGCTGCGGATGCTGGTGTCCGCGCGCAGCCCCGAGGAGTTGATCTACGCGCGGGAGCTGGGTGCGGAGACGACGCCCGTGTTCACTCGCAGCGCGCCGGAGGGTGTGCCGGTGGGACGTATGGCGGCCGCACATGTGGCGCCGCTCCTGGCCGAGCAGCCTGCTGGTGGGTGGGAGGCCTATGTGTGCGGCTCCAACGGCTTCGCCGAGCACGCGTCCCGGCTGCTCGTCGACGCGGGCCAGCCGGTGGACCGTATCCGCATCGAACGCTTCGGCTGA
- a CDS encoding MarR family winged helix-turn-helix transcriptional regulator, whose protein sequence is MTIFARRSRASAGRMHPELSLVAYTLLWHLEERGGCRSTDLAAHYALDKSTVSRQVAALERAGLIERRTDPEDHRVQVLHLTDAGQEILAQVTHRRRAAFRERLADWPEEDLARFAEYLERYNAGPAAAAGQD, encoded by the coding sequence ATGACGATCTTCGCCCGCCGGTCGCGGGCCTCGGCGGGACGCATGCACCCCGAGCTGTCGCTGGTGGCGTACACCCTGCTCTGGCACCTGGAAGAGCGCGGCGGCTGCCGGTCCACCGATCTGGCCGCGCACTACGCCCTGGACAAGTCCACGGTCAGCCGCCAGGTGGCCGCGCTGGAGCGGGCCGGGCTCATCGAGCGGCGCACGGACCCCGAGGACCACCGGGTCCAGGTGCTGCACCTGACGGACGCCGGGCAGGAGATCCTCGCCCAGGTCACCCACCGCCGCCGGGCCGCCTTCCGGGAACGGCTCGCGGACTGGCCGGAGGAGGACCTGGCCCGGTTCGCCGAATACCTGGAGCGCTACAACGCGGGGCCGGCGGCGGCTGCCGGGCAGGACTGA
- a CDS encoding sulfite oxidase-like oxidoreductase, with the protein MNVTRGFAGRPRVHNPGLPPGQYDAGDDWPVLSAEVTPDLSPADWTFRVDGLVAEPRTWDWDEAHALPGSAYEGDIHCVTSWSKFGVRFSGVSLDAFLDVVGPHGSATHALAYSHTGYTTNLPLTDLTGGRAWIAWEYDGKPLPAEHGGPARLLVPHLYFWKSAKWIAGITLLDHEEPGFWEQNGYHARGNPWEEQRYSGD; encoded by the coding sequence ATGAACGTGACCCGAGGCTTCGCCGGACGCCCGCGCGTCCACAATCCGGGCCTGCCGCCCGGCCAGTACGACGCGGGCGACGACTGGCCCGTGCTCTCCGCCGAGGTCACGCCCGACCTGTCCCCCGCCGACTGGACGTTCCGTGTCGACGGGCTGGTGGCGGAGCCACGCACGTGGGACTGGGACGAGGCTCACGCGCTGCCCGGGTCGGCGTACGAGGGCGACATCCACTGTGTGACGAGCTGGTCGAAGTTCGGCGTGCGGTTCAGTGGTGTCTCGCTGGACGCGTTCCTTGATGTGGTCGGGCCCCATGGGTCCGCCACACATGCCCTGGCCTACTCCCACACCGGCTACACCACGAACCTCCCGCTCACGGACCTCACCGGCGGACGTGCCTGGATCGCGTGGGAGTACGACGGCAAGCCGCTGCCCGCCGAGCACGGCGGCCCGGCGCGGCTGCTGGTGCCGCACCTGTACTTCTGGAAGAGCGCCAAGTGGATCGCGGGCATCACGCTCCTCGACCACGAGGAGCCCGGCTTCTGGGAGCAGAACGGCTACCACGCGCGCGGCAACCCCTGGGAGGAGCAGCGGTACTCCGGTGACTGA
- a CDS encoding GNAT family N-acetyltransferase, which yields MSRASHAPHVADTHGGSAHTGDPHPLDNPALASLTGPHAHFAQRRGRALRYPVGVSPWLALPGDPGPEDWADVAALTGPDADVLLLDFGGRLPDDWKVTFQADGVQLVDDGLDPAPDAEAVRLGPADVPEMLDLVRRTRPGPFLPRTLELGTYLGIRRNGALVAMAGERLRPPGWAEISGVCTDPAARGEGLARRLILAVAHGIRERGESPFLHTGADNTAAIRLYESLGFRIRRTVTFLAARAPQPLTDGRGAAVPVA from the coding sequence ATGAGCCGTGCGAGCCACGCACCCCATGTGGCCGACACACATGGGGGCAGCGCACATACCGGTGATCCGCACCCACTCGACAACCCGGCCCTCGCCTCCCTCACCGGCCCGCACGCGCACTTCGCCCAGCGCCGCGGCCGCGCGCTGCGCTACCCGGTCGGCGTCTCCCCGTGGCTCGCGCTCCCCGGCGACCCCGGCCCCGAGGACTGGGCGGACGTCGCAGCGCTCACCGGCCCGGACGCCGACGTCCTGCTGCTCGACTTCGGAGGACGGCTCCCGGACGACTGGAAGGTCACCTTCCAGGCCGACGGCGTCCAGCTCGTGGACGACGGTCTCGATCCGGCACCGGACGCGGAGGCGGTCCGCCTCGGCCCCGCGGACGTACCCGAGATGCTCGACCTGGTCCGGCGCACCCGGCCCGGCCCGTTCCTGCCGCGCACCCTCGAACTCGGCACCTACCTGGGCATCCGCCGGAACGGCGCGCTGGTCGCCATGGCGGGGGAGCGGCTGCGGCCGCCGGGCTGGGCCGAGATCAGCGGGGTGTGCACCGACCCGGCCGCCCGGGGCGAGGGCCTGGCACGCCGCCTGATCCTCGCTGTCGCGCACGGCATCCGGGAGCGCGGCGAGTCCCCGTTCCTGCACACCGGCGCCGACAACACCGCCGCCATCCGGCTGTACGAGTCCCTGGGATTCCGCATCCGCCGCACGGTGACGTTCCTCGCGGCCCGGGCGCCGCAGCCGCTGACCGACGGCCGGGGAGCCGCCGTACCGGTGGCCTGA
- a CDS encoding SpoIIE family protein phosphatase — protein MSAAVVPEPGDGGPERPSGLLDVLGVASVVLDAEGRIVLWSPQAEELFGYSAQEALGQYAARLMVHEQHIQLVGKLFAEVMRTGHGWAGAFPIRLKDGTTRLVEFRNMRLLDDQGDVYALGLAADQSTVRRLEQDVALCERMVTQSPIGLAMLDTRLRYVSVNPALAQINGVPAQEHVGRTIREVLPLLDADGLESAARQVLETGQPLVDRATVARTPAHPDEERAWSVSLYRLEDGMGTVLGVAASIVDTTEEHRVAVEAEAARRRLAVIADASARIGTTLNLDRTARELADVAVPVLADVAAVDLLDSVLEARRSTLGPSEAAVIRAVAVRAEQETDALQAADPPGELARYAPDRLVTQCVRTASPVVVPQVTDEDLPRIARSPEAAVLLRRAGVHSYLAVPLIARGEVLGALDLKRTRNQTPFDEDDVLLARELASRAAVQIDNARWYQNARDTALTLQQSLLPSHPPETTGLEVASRYQPAGAASEVGGDWFDVIPLEGGKTALVVGDVMGSGISAAATMGRLRTATATLAALDLDPARLLEHLDKITSGLDHSIATCVYAIHDPDLRQCRIANAGHLPPARVRPGHPPELLDLPTGVPLGVGGVDFRTVTVDFAPGDELVFYTDGLVETRRHSLDERLDTMLSLLKDPSRPLEEVCDLLLRKLHHPDNHDDVAVLIARAQELPQPE, from the coding sequence ATGAGTGCAGCCGTGGTTCCCGAGCCGGGGGACGGCGGGCCGGAGAGGCCCAGCGGGCTGCTCGACGTGCTCGGCGTGGCCTCGGTCGTGCTGGACGCCGAGGGCCGCATCGTGCTGTGGAGCCCGCAGGCGGAGGAGCTGTTCGGCTACTCGGCGCAGGAGGCGCTCGGGCAGTACGCGGCCCGGCTGATGGTGCACGAGCAGCACATCCAGCTGGTCGGCAAGCTGTTCGCCGAGGTGATGCGGACGGGGCACGGCTGGGCCGGGGCGTTCCCCATCCGGCTCAAGGACGGCACCACGCGCCTGGTGGAGTTCCGCAACATGCGCCTGCTGGACGACCAGGGCGACGTGTACGCGCTGGGGCTCGCGGCCGACCAGTCGACGGTGCGCCGGCTCGAACAGGACGTGGCGCTGTGCGAGCGGATGGTGACGCAGTCGCCGATCGGGCTGGCCATGCTGGACACGCGGCTGCGCTACGTCTCGGTCAACCCCGCACTGGCGCAGATCAACGGCGTCCCCGCGCAGGAGCACGTCGGGCGCACGATCCGCGAGGTGCTGCCGCTGCTGGACGCCGACGGCCTGGAGAGCGCGGCGCGGCAGGTCCTGGAGACGGGGCAGCCGCTCGTGGACCGGGCCACCGTGGCCCGCACCCCGGCGCACCCGGACGAGGAGCGCGCCTGGTCGGTGTCGCTCTACCGGCTGGAGGACGGCATGGGGACCGTGCTGGGCGTCGCGGCGTCGATCGTGGACACCACCGAGGAGCACCGGGTGGCGGTGGAGGCCGAGGCCGCACGCCGCCGGCTCGCCGTCATCGCCGACGCCTCCGCGCGGATCGGCACCACCCTGAACCTGGATCGCACCGCCCGCGAACTGGCCGACGTGGCCGTGCCGGTACTCGCCGACGTGGCCGCCGTGGACCTGCTGGACTCCGTCCTGGAGGCCCGTCGCAGCACGCTCGGGCCGTCCGAGGCGGCCGTGATCCGCGCCGTGGCCGTCCGCGCCGAGCAGGAGACGGACGCCCTCCAGGCCGCCGATCCGCCCGGTGAGCTGGCCCGTTACGCCCCCGACCGTCTGGTCACGCAGTGCGTACGGACCGCGAGCCCGGTCGTCGTCCCGCAGGTGACGGACGAGGACCTCCCCCGTATCGCCCGCTCCCCCGAGGCCGCGGTGCTGCTGCGCCGCGCGGGGGTGCACTCCTATCTGGCCGTGCCGCTCATCGCGCGCGGGGAGGTGCTCGGCGCCCTCGACCTCAAACGCACCCGCAACCAGACGCCGTTCGACGAGGACGACGTCCTGCTGGCACGCGAGCTGGCCTCCCGGGCCGCCGTGCAGATCGACAACGCGCGCTGGTACCAGAACGCCCGCGACACCGCCCTCACCCTCCAGCAGAGCCTGCTGCCGAGCCACCCGCCGGAGACGACCGGGCTCGAGGTCGCCTCCCGCTACCAGCCGGCGGGGGCCGCCAGCGAGGTCGGCGGCGACTGGTTCGACGTCATCCCGCTGGAGGGCGGCAAGACGGCGCTGGTCGTGGGCGATGTGATGGGCAGCGGCATCAGCGCGGCCGCCACCATGGGCCGGCTGCGCACCGCGACCGCCACGCTGGCCGCGCTCGACCTCGATCCGGCCCGGCTCCTGGAACACCTCGACAAGATCACGTCGGGCCTGGACCACTCCATCGCCACCTGCGTGTACGCCATCCACGACCCCGATCTGCGGCAGTGCCGCATCGCCAACGCGGGCCATCTCCCGCCGGCCCGCGTCCGTCCCGGGCACCCGCCGGAGCTGCTCGACCTGCCCACCGGGGTGCCGCTGGGGGTGGGCGGCGTGGACTTCCGCACCGTCACCGTCGACTTCGCCCCAGGCGACGAGCTGGTCTTCTACACGGACGGTCTCGTCGAGACCCGCCGGCACTCGCTGGACGAGCGGCTGGACACCATGCTGAGCCTGCTGAAGGACCCCTCCCGCCCGCTGGAGGAAGTCTGCGACCTGCTGCTGCGCAAGCTGCACCACCCTGACAACCACGACGACGTGGCCGTGCTCATCGCACGGGCGCAGGAGCTGCCGCAGCCGGAGTGA